The Rahnella aquatilis CIP 78.65 = ATCC 33071 genomic sequence CGGTATTAATCCCGCCAGTGACAGCTTACCGCTGCTGGAAAATCTCAATTACATGCTCGATGACATCATTACGCGCTTTGAAATTCCCACGCAGTCCTGTGTGCTGACGCATGTCACCAACACCATCAAACTGGTGGAGCGTGGTGCGCCGGTTGACCTGGTGTTTCAGTCGATAGCGGGTACCGAAGCGGCGAACAGCGGGTTTGGTATCAATCTGGCGCTGCTGGCGGAAGCGCAACAGGCGGCGCTCAGTCTCAAACGTGGCACGCTCGGCGACAACGTGATGTATTTCGAAACCGGGCAGGGAAGTTGTTTATCCGCCAATGCGCATTTTGGCGTAGATCAGCAAACCTGTGAAGCGCGGGCATACGCCATCGCGCGGCATTTTTCGCCGCTGCTGATCAATACCGTGGTGGGGTTTATCGGGCCGGAATACCTGTATGACGGCAAACAAATCATCCGTGCGGGGCTGGAAGACCATTTCTGCGGCAAACTGCTGGGCGTGCCGCTGGGCTGCGATGTGTGTTACACCAACCATGCCGAAGCGGATCAGGATGATATGGATACCTTGCTGACGCTGCTGGGCACCGCCGGGCTGACATTCCTGATTGGCGTACCGGGCGCGGATGACATCATGCTCAATTATCAGAGCACCTCTTTCCATGACGCGTTATACATCCGCGAATTACTCGGGCTGAAACATGCGCCGGAATTTGCCGTGTGGCTGGAGAAAATGAAAATTATCGATCCGCAGGGCGCGTTGCAGGATGCCCGTGCCTCGCATCCGTTACTGCGTCAGTTGCCGCAACTGAGCTGAGGTCTGTGCTGATGAATAAAGAAAAAGAGCAGGGATTATCGCCGCTGGTGCATAACAACCCCTGGGAAACACTGCGTCAGTTTACGGCCGCACGTATCGCGCTGGGACGAACAGGGTCGAGTTTACCCACGCAAGAGTTGCTGCGTTTTGGTTTAGCGCATGCGCAGGCGCGTGATGCTGTACATCAGCCATTCGACAGCCAGAAGCTCGAACCCGAGCTTTATGCGCTGGGGCTGGAAACGCTGACCGTTGCCAGTGCGGCACCGGACAGGGCGACCTATCTTTGTCGTCCTGATCTTGGCCGCAAACTGTCAGAGAACAGCCGTCAGGCATTACAGCGTCTGGCACCGGAGCCTGCCGACGTGGTATTGGTCATCGCTGACGGTTTGTCATCGAAAGCCGTGCACCGGCAGGCCGTACCGCTGATTGCCGCGCTTTTACCGTATCTGCGTACGCTGGAGCTGAAAATCGGGCCGGTGGTGCTGGCG encodes the following:
- the eutC gene encoding ethanolamine ammonia-lyase subunit EutC; its protein translation is MNKEKEQGLSPLVHNNPWETLRQFTAARIALGRTGSSLPTQELLRFGLAHAQARDAVHQPFDSQKLEPELYALGLETLTVASAAPDRATYLCRPDLGRKLSENSRQALQRLAPEPADVVLVIADGLSSKAVHRQAVPLIAALLPYLRTLELKIGPVVLAHQSRVALGDDIAQVMKAKAVAILIGERPGLSSPDSLGIYMTWGPHTKRLESERNCISNVRPEGLNYPQAAFKLAWLLEQSFHRQLSGVNLKDESDNPALHNKVVPMFKLE
- a CDS encoding ethanolamine ammonia-lyase subunit EutB is translated as MFLTTLRHRSYQFKDLRELMAKASPARSGDYLAEVAAASAEERMAAKMALAEVPLKTFLQQLLVPYEDDEVTRLIVDTHDVAAFAAISHLTVGDFRDWLLSEKTDSAVLAKVARGITPEMAAAVSKLMRNQDLILVAKKCRVITRFRNTIGLPGHMSVRLQPNHPTDNLQGIAASMLDGLLYGSGDAVIGINPASDSLPLLENLNYMLDDIITRFEIPTQSCVLTHVTNTIKLVERGAPVDLVFQSIAGTEAANSGFGINLALLAEAQQAALSLKRGTLGDNVMYFETGQGSCLSANAHFGVDQQTCEARAYAIARHFSPLLINTVVGFIGPEYLYDGKQIIRAGLEDHFCGKLLGVPLGCDVCYTNHAEADQDDMDTLLTLLGTAGLTFLIGVPGADDIMLNYQSTSFHDALYIRELLGLKHAPEFAVWLEKMKIIDPQGALQDARASHPLLRQLPQLS